From Diaminobutyricibacter sp. McL0608, one genomic window encodes:
- a CDS encoding sugar phosphate isomerase/epimerase family protein, with product MTQTEWTLSGFGDEIDPDPVVQAAVLQSLGARHIEVRSAWGVNIVDLDAGSLDRLAGLLRERSVGVSAVASPIGKVDVSLPVEHELERLDRAIAAAHRLGTRYIRVFSFFRGDGVSVASIRDDVLHRMRALTDLAERSDIVLLHENEKDIYGDTPERVLDIIESVGSDHLRVAWDSANFVQVGVARPFDDGYAMLRPHLEYLQVKDAVSATGEVRAAGEGDGQLLETVTALRDDAYTGFASLEPHLTDVNALGGFSGPEAFGRAGRAFRALTDRIGVRLA from the coding sequence ATGACCCAGACCGAATGGACCCTCTCCGGGTTCGGTGACGAGATCGATCCGGACCCGGTCGTGCAGGCCGCGGTGCTGCAGTCGCTCGGTGCACGCCACATCGAGGTGCGCAGCGCGTGGGGAGTGAACATCGTCGATCTCGACGCCGGCTCCCTCGACCGTCTCGCCGGGCTGCTTCGCGAGCGTTCGGTCGGCGTGTCAGCCGTCGCTTCGCCGATCGGAAAGGTCGACGTGTCGTTGCCCGTCGAGCACGAACTCGAGCGTCTCGACCGCGCGATCGCGGCCGCCCACCGGCTGGGCACCCGCTACATCCGGGTCTTCTCCTTCTTCCGCGGTGATGGTGTCTCGGTCGCGAGCATCCGCGACGACGTTCTGCACCGGATGCGCGCCCTCACCGACCTCGCCGAGCGGTCCGACATCGTGCTCCTCCACGAGAACGAGAAGGACATCTACGGGGACACTCCCGAGAGGGTGCTCGACATCATCGAGTCGGTCGGCTCCGACCACCTGCGGGTGGCCTGGGACAGCGCGAACTTCGTGCAGGTCGGTGTCGCCCGTCCGTTCGACGACGGATACGCGATGCTGCGACCCCACCTCGAATACCTGCAGGTGAAGGATGCGGTCTCCGCGACCGGCGAGGTGCGCGCGGCCGGGGAGGGCGACGGGCAGCTGCTCGAGACGGTGACCGCGCTCCGCGATGACGCCTACACCGGCTTCGCCTCTCTGGAGCCGCATCTCACCGACGTGAACGCCCTCGGTGGCTTCTCCGGTCCCGAGGCGTTCGGCCGCGCCGGCCGCGCCTTCCGTGCTCTCACCGACCGAATCGGAGTCCGACTCGCATGA
- a CDS encoding carbohydrate ABC transporter permease gives MSETTVVAPESVTGEQGGSPVGPRPAGGRPARRRTKTVQERNRPLWLLLPGGILMVLVIVVPLVVAVLMSTLDLDQYTLQSWLQAPFIGLQNYVEAVAKSPFLHSMWISVSFAVIAAVVTLPIGVAAALATQNRFRGRGLVRSLFLIPYVLPAFVVGTLWRTMLQPGGVVDSVLSGMGMHTGLWLNGPQSYWALIAVQIWTSWPFFYLLVLAGLQSVDHEVHEAAALDGALWWTKLRYVIFPYLKGPVTLALIIAFLHNINAFTLPFVLFGVPAPQDVEVLPVLTYVTSFQSFRFGLSAAMAILSLVLIAIPLFAYLRAVRLDTGEDGRRP, from the coding sequence ATGTCTGAGACAACCGTGGTGGCGCCGGAGAGCGTCACCGGTGAGCAGGGCGGTTCGCCCGTGGGACCTCGTCCCGCGGGCGGCCGCCCGGCCCGCCGGCGCACGAAGACCGTCCAGGAGCGCAACCGGCCACTCTGGCTGCTGCTGCCCGGCGGCATCCTGATGGTGCTGGTCATCGTCGTCCCGCTCGTCGTCGCTGTCCTCATGTCGACGCTCGACCTCGACCAGTACACCCTCCAGAGCTGGCTCCAGGCGCCGTTCATCGGTCTCCAGAACTACGTCGAAGCCGTGGCGAAGTCGCCCTTCCTGCATTCGATGTGGATCAGCGTCTCTTTCGCCGTCATCGCGGCGGTCGTCACCCTCCCGATCGGTGTGGCCGCCGCCCTCGCGACGCAGAACCGTTTCCGGGGCCGTGGTCTCGTCCGGTCGCTGTTCCTCATCCCGTACGTGCTGCCGGCGTTCGTGGTCGGCACACTCTGGCGCACGATGCTGCAGCCCGGCGGCGTCGTCGACTCCGTTCTGAGCGGGATGGGCATGCACACCGGCCTCTGGCTGAACGGCCCGCAGAGCTACTGGGCGCTGATCGCCGTGCAGATCTGGACATCCTGGCCGTTCTTCTACCTGCTGGTCCTGGCCGGCCTCCAGTCCGTCGATCACGAAGTGCACGAGGCCGCGGCTCTCGACGGGGCGCTCTGGTGGACGAAGCTGCGCTATGTGATCTTCCCGTACCTCAAGGGCCCGGTGACGCTGGCACTCATCATCGCCTTCCTCCACAACATCAACGCCTTCACCCTGCCGTTCGTGCTGTTCGGCGTTCCCGCCCCGCAGGATGTCGAAGTGCTTCCGGTGCTGACCTACGTCACGAGCTTCCAGAGCTTCCGCTTCGGCCTGAGCGCCGCGATGGCGATCCTCTCGCTCGTGCTCATCGCCATCCCACTGTTCGCGTACCTGCGCGCCGTGAGACTCGACACCGGAGAGGACGGACGGCGACCATGA
- a CDS encoding mannitol dehydrogenase family protein, protein MTSDDSAGEASGSPRAKRHPVRIVHLGLGAFHRAHQAWYTQVVNDSAGDGADGWGIAAFTGRSPDAAAVLAAQDAVYTLIERGDDGDSARLIESISVAADGGDEQLWADAVADPAVAIVTLTITEAGYRDTGAASAGARLVRGLRARRDAGAPPIAVVSCDNLPENGGVVRDLLRGIASGEPALLEWIDANVSFVSTMVDRITPAAKPHDREIALELTGFADAAPVVTEPFSEWVLSGSFPSGRPDWEVAGARFVDDVAPFERRKLWLLNAGHSTLAYLGLLRGRATIAEAMADDVCRDALEELWTEARPVLSFEDAEVDAQLAVLRSRFENARIQHRLIQIAQDGSQKLPPRILDVASERAKAGLPVGIAGARTVAAWIIHLTTRDVRDPAAAALAAALDLADAETSTREALALLRPDPSLVDPAFAREVTRQLAELRRHDASITTESRGAR, encoded by the coding sequence ATGACGTCGGACGATTCGGCGGGGGAGGCTTCGGGCTCACCGCGAGCGAAGCGCCACCCCGTGCGGATCGTCCATCTCGGTCTGGGCGCATTTCATCGTGCGCACCAGGCCTGGTACACGCAGGTGGTGAACGATTCGGCGGGCGACGGCGCCGATGGCTGGGGCATCGCCGCGTTCACCGGACGGTCCCCGGATGCGGCAGCGGTGCTGGCCGCGCAGGATGCCGTGTACACACTCATCGAGCGCGGTGACGACGGCGATTCGGCTCGGCTGATCGAGAGCATCAGCGTCGCCGCCGACGGCGGGGACGAACAACTCTGGGCGGATGCGGTGGCCGACCCCGCAGTCGCGATCGTCACGCTCACGATCACGGAGGCGGGCTATCGCGACACAGGCGCGGCGTCGGCCGGAGCGCGCCTCGTCAGGGGCCTGCGCGCGCGACGCGACGCGGGCGCTCCGCCCATCGCCGTCGTCAGCTGCGACAACCTGCCCGAGAACGGAGGCGTGGTCCGCGATCTCCTGCGCGGGATCGCATCGGGCGAACCCGCGCTCCTCGAGTGGATCGACGCGAACGTGTCCTTCGTCTCGACGATGGTCGACCGCATCACCCCGGCCGCGAAACCGCACGACCGCGAGATCGCCCTCGAACTCACCGGGTTCGCGGATGCCGCGCCGGTCGTCACCGAACCGTTCAGCGAATGGGTGCTGAGCGGTTCATTCCCCTCCGGCAGGCCCGACTGGGAGGTCGCGGGCGCACGGTTCGTCGACGACGTCGCGCCTTTCGAACGGCGAAAGCTCTGGCTGCTGAACGCGGGGCACTCCACCCTCGCCTACCTCGGCCTGCTGCGCGGACGCGCGACGATCGCCGAGGCCATGGCCGACGACGTGTGTCGGGATGCGCTCGAAGAGCTCTGGACCGAGGCGCGGCCGGTTCTTTCGTTCGAAGACGCCGAGGTGGATGCGCAGCTCGCCGTGCTTCGATCGCGCTTCGAGAACGCCCGCATCCAGCACCGGCTGATCCAGATCGCCCAGGACGGGTCGCAGAAACTGCCCCCGCGCATCCTCGATGTCGCGAGCGAGCGTGCGAAAGCGGGCCTGCCGGTCGGAATCGCCGGGGCCCGCACGGTCGCCGCCTGGATCATCCATCTGACGACCCGGGACGTCCGGGATCCCGCAGCCGCAGCCCTCGCCGCCGCACTCGACCTGGCCGACGCCGAGACGAGCACGCGCGAGGCACTCGCGCTGCTGCGGCCCGATCCTTCCCTGGTCGACCCTGCTTTTGCGCGCGAGGTCACCCGGCAGCTGGCCGAACTGCGACGGCACGACGCTTCCATAACCACCGAATCACGAGGAGCTCGCTGA
- a CDS encoding LacI family DNA-binding transcriptional regulator, producing the protein MEPLAGAGSRRPATLADVAAASGVATSTVSRALSNPGRVNVVTRERIERAARELEYVPNSQARALTSGRTRAIAVLVSDVTNPFYFGIIRGTQQQLKAAGYTQLLVDTEESDEFEDGMLHKLRRSFDGAILAASRLTDRRLTTLAGEIPLVAINRQTKGVPSVFIDTPGGMEQALGHLVSLGHRDIAYVSGPETSWPNEGRWRALVRASGAHGVTVRRIGPFTPKKNAGAAAADAVLNAGVTACIAFNDLLAIGMLMRLRERGVAVPDEISIVGCDDIFGADFCSPPLTTLTAPIEQAGRTAVSMLLARLESDSIVAGRQSATLPTHLTVRASTGPAPHPKGRS; encoded by the coding sequence ATGGAACCTCTCGCAGGAGCGGGGTCACGCCGCCCAGCCACGCTTGCTGACGTTGCTGCGGCCAGCGGCGTCGCCACCTCCACCGTCTCCCGCGCCCTCTCCAATCCGGGTCGTGTCAACGTCGTGACACGTGAGCGGATCGAGCGCGCCGCCCGCGAACTCGAGTACGTTCCCAACTCTCAGGCCCGTGCCCTCACGTCCGGCAGGACGCGAGCGATCGCAGTACTCGTCTCCGATGTGACCAACCCGTTCTACTTCGGGATCATCCGGGGAACCCAGCAGCAGCTCAAAGCCGCAGGCTATACGCAACTCCTCGTGGACACCGAAGAGTCCGACGAGTTCGAGGACGGCATGCTCCACAAGCTCCGACGCTCGTTCGACGGCGCCATCCTCGCAGCCTCCAGACTCACCGACCGACGCCTGACGACGCTGGCCGGCGAGATCCCCCTGGTCGCGATCAACCGCCAGACCAAAGGTGTGCCCAGCGTGTTCATCGACACTCCGGGCGGGATGGAGCAGGCGCTCGGCCACCTGGTCTCGCTCGGGCACCGCGACATCGCCTACGTCTCCGGACCCGAAACGTCGTGGCCGAACGAAGGCCGCTGGCGCGCACTCGTGCGGGCAAGCGGCGCCCACGGCGTCACGGTGCGGCGCATCGGCCCGTTCACGCCCAAGAAGAACGCCGGGGCCGCGGCCGCAGACGCCGTACTCAACGCCGGAGTCACCGCCTGCATCGCCTTCAACGATCTGCTCGCCATCGGCATGCTGATGCGCCTGCGTGAGCGCGGCGTGGCCGTTCCCGACGAGATCAGCATCGTCGGCTGCGACGACATCTTCGGAGCCGACTTCTGCAGCCCTCCGCTCACTACTCTGACGGCGCCGATCGAGCAGGCCGGGCGCACGGCCGTATCGATGCTGCTCGCCCGGCTCGAATCCGATTCGATCGTCGCGGGTCGCCAGAGCGCGACGCTGCCCACTCACCTCACCGTGCGCGCGTCGACCGGGCCGGCACCGCACCCGAAAGGACGATCATGA
- a CDS encoding Gfo/Idh/MocA family protein — MSDAHTDSPILSVAIVGCGIIGLNHARAIARHPRLTITALVDAVPEAATALADQVASALGVARPAEYETLADALASTTIDLVVVCTPSGLHVRLAEEALAAGKHVVIEKPLDVSMPRAREIADLADEAAARGLVVSVISQHRFDPSSVAVARAVHDGRFGRVTSGIASVAWWRSQDYYDSGQWRGTWELDGGGAVMNQGVHTVDLLVWFLGRPVDVYAHTALLAHDRVEVEDVAVATMRFESGALGVIHATTAAYPGLSVRVQVHGDRGSAIIDDDQLEYFYAAPEGAFDPSGSSARNQAADLVPAGEVRGGDRGPDVFIAGHLRQYEDVVDAITDGREPGVRVEDALLSLAVVRAVYLSATLGRAVALDEVLSGSLDGITVATGAGA, encoded by the coding sequence ATGAGCGACGCACACACCGACAGCCCGATCCTCTCCGTCGCCATCGTCGGCTGCGGGATCATCGGCCTGAACCACGCCAGGGCGATCGCCCGGCACCCGCGCCTGACCATCACCGCCCTGGTCGACGCGGTCCCCGAGGCTGCAACGGCGCTTGCCGACCAGGTTGCGTCCGCGCTGGGAGTCGCGCGGCCCGCGGAGTACGAGACGCTGGCGGATGCGCTCGCGTCGACCACGATCGACCTGGTCGTCGTCTGCACCCCGAGCGGCCTCCATGTTCGGCTCGCCGAGGAGGCGCTCGCCGCGGGAAAGCATGTCGTGATCGAGAAGCCGCTCGACGTGTCGATGCCTCGTGCCCGGGAGATAGCAGACCTGGCCGACGAGGCCGCGGCGCGCGGACTCGTCGTCTCGGTGATCAGCCAGCACCGGTTCGATCCCTCGTCCGTCGCGGTGGCCCGGGCCGTTCATGACGGACGGTTCGGGCGCGTCACCAGCGGGATCGCATCCGTCGCCTGGTGGCGCAGCCAGGATTACTACGACTCGGGTCAGTGGCGCGGAACATGGGAACTCGACGGCGGGGGAGCCGTGATGAACCAGGGTGTGCACACCGTGGACCTGCTCGTCTGGTTCCTCGGGCGGCCGGTCGATGTGTACGCCCACACCGCCCTCCTCGCCCACGACCGCGTCGAGGTCGAGGATGTCGCCGTCGCGACGATGCGCTTCGAGTCCGGCGCGCTGGGCGTCATCCACGCGACGACCGCCGCCTACCCCGGACTGTCCGTTCGCGTGCAGGTGCACGGCGACCGCGGCTCGGCGATCATCGATGACGATCAGCTCGAGTACTTCTACGCGGCCCCCGAGGGCGCGTTCGACCCCAGCGGGTCCTCGGCCCGCAACCAGGCCGCCGACCTCGTGCCGGCCGGCGAAGTCCGCGGCGGCGACCGCGGGCCCGACGTGTTCATCGCCGGCCACCTGCGGCAGTACGAGGATGTCGTCGATGCGATCACAGACGGTCGCGAACCCGGCGTTCGGGTGGAGGATGCGCTCCTCTCGCTCGCCGTCGTGCGCGCCGTCTACCTCTCGGCCACCCTCGGACGTGCGGTCGCACTCGACGAGGTCCTGTCCGGGTCGCTCGATGGGATCACCGTGGCGACGGGAGCGGGCGCATGA
- the manD gene encoding D-mannonate dehydratase ManD, translated as MRITSAEVLVSSPGRNFVTLRITTDDGFTGLGDATLNGRELAVAAYLSEHVVPLLIGRDAHQIEDTWQYLYRGAYWRRGPVTMASIAAVDTALWDIKAKVAGLPLYQLLGGRSREGLLVYGHASGAELPELFDSITEHLEEGYRAVRVQTGIPGLPSVYGVASSRNASAGADSGSDARYDYEPARRSAVPVEESWDTRAYLRHAPTVFEAVRNEFGPELPLLHDAHHRLTPIQAAKLGKSLEPYDLFWLEDVTPAENQAALRRVREHTTTPLAIGEVFNTIWDYRELFEEQLIDYVRSPVTHAGGITALRRIFDYAAVYQIKSGVHGPTDVSPVGLAAAIHLGIAIPNFGIQEYMQHSPATHEVFRTSYIFEGGMLKPSDEPGLGVEYDEVVAGSFPYEAAYLPVNRLLDGSMHDW; from the coding sequence ATGCGAATCACATCCGCCGAAGTCCTGGTCTCAAGCCCCGGCCGCAATTTCGTCACGCTCAGGATCACGACCGACGACGGCTTCACGGGCCTCGGCGACGCGACCCTGAACGGTCGTGAGCTGGCGGTGGCCGCCTATCTCAGCGAGCACGTCGTGCCGTTGCTGATCGGCCGTGACGCGCATCAGATCGAGGACACCTGGCAGTACCTGTACCGGGGCGCATACTGGCGGCGCGGTCCGGTGACGATGGCGTCGATCGCCGCGGTCGACACGGCCCTGTGGGACATCAAGGCGAAGGTCGCGGGGCTGCCGCTCTATCAGCTGCTCGGCGGCAGGAGCCGCGAGGGTCTCCTCGTCTACGGCCACGCGTCCGGTGCTGAACTGCCCGAGCTGTTCGACTCCATCACCGAGCACCTCGAGGAGGGCTACCGCGCAGTCCGGGTGCAGACGGGCATCCCCGGTCTGCCGTCGGTCTACGGCGTGGCCTCGAGCCGGAATGCCTCGGCCGGCGCGGACAGCGGAAGCGACGCACGCTACGACTACGAGCCGGCCCGTCGCAGTGCGGTCCCTGTCGAGGAGAGCTGGGACACCCGCGCGTACCTGCGTCACGCACCGACGGTGTTCGAGGCGGTGCGGAACGAGTTCGGCCCGGAGCTTCCGCTGCTGCACGATGCCCATCACCGACTCACGCCGATCCAGGCCGCGAAGCTCGGCAAGTCCCTCGAGCCGTACGACCTGTTCTGGCTCGAAGACGTGACCCCGGCGGAGAACCAGGCGGCGCTCCGGCGCGTGCGCGAGCACACGACGACCCCACTGGCGATCGGCGAGGTGTTCAACACGATCTGGGACTACCGCGAGCTGTTCGAGGAGCAGCTCATCGACTACGTGCGGTCTCCGGTCACTCATGCCGGCGGCATCACAGCCCTGCGCCGCATCTTCGACTACGCCGCGGTGTACCAGATCAAGTCGGGCGTCCACGGTCCGACCGACGTCTCGCCTGTGGGGCTGGCCGCGGCCATCCACCTCGGCATCGCCATCCCCAACTTCGGCATCCAGGAGTACATGCAGCACAGCCCGGCGACCCACGAGGTCTTCCGCACCAGCTACATTTTCGAGGGTGGGATGCTGAAGCCGAGCGACGAACCGGGCCTCGGGGTCGAGTACGACGAGGTCGTCGCGGGGTCCTTCCCGTACGAAGCCGCATACCTGCCCGTGAACCGTCTTCTCGACGGTTCCATGCACGACTGGTAG
- a CDS encoding ABC transporter substrate-binding protein, with translation MKVRKALVAVAALAVVGLALQGCSSNGTSDSGSSKLDGKGKTINVMIAANAIYPTEQKQWFQDVSAQFEKQTGAKVAFETFASANDELTKIQTSVLSGQGPDLYDLGTTFTPTAYSTGAFVKLTDADWAKVGGRDRFVPATLGISGPDEKNEVGIPFLSRPFVMAYNKDLLAAAGIDKPATTWDGLTDQAKKLTSGDVHGMAIAYADSFDPWKFVWAMSLQAGNPILDLDAKKAQIDDPATKKAYQTYFDWLTKDKVVDPAAIGWKNAQAIASFANGKAAFLPMVSSSSQVTLDKSAVAGKYAYAVMPTVPPGETSNLNGGKPASSIISGDNMVVAKYSKNQDLTFALVKMLTSTENQVKYTKTFGDLPTNVDAAKQIEQGNTSLAPILDAGTKSVGTPFSGAWGDTQLALVNVVVQSIPSLSRGSVSSSELESRLKTAQATAQASLDKAK, from the coding sequence ATGAAAGTACGCAAGGCGCTTGTCGCCGTCGCAGCCCTGGCCGTCGTCGGCCTGGCGCTCCAGGGTTGTTCTTCCAACGGCACGTCCGATTCCGGGTCGTCGAAACTCGACGGAAAAGGCAAGACGATCAACGTCATGATTGCCGCGAACGCGATCTATCCGACCGAGCAGAAGCAGTGGTTCCAGGACGTCTCCGCCCAGTTCGAGAAGCAGACCGGAGCGAAGGTCGCCTTCGAGACGTTCGCCTCCGCGAACGACGAGCTCACCAAGATCCAGACGTCCGTGCTGTCGGGCCAGGGGCCCGATCTCTACGACCTCGGTACGACGTTCACCCCAACGGCGTACTCGACGGGCGCCTTCGTCAAGCTGACGGATGCAGACTGGGCGAAGGTGGGCGGCCGCGACCGGTTCGTTCCGGCGACCCTCGGGATCTCGGGTCCCGACGAGAAGAACGAGGTCGGCATCCCGTTCCTCAGCCGCCCGTTCGTGATGGCGTACAACAAGGATCTGCTGGCGGCAGCCGGCATCGACAAGCCGGCCACCACCTGGGACGGCCTCACCGATCAGGCGAAGAAACTGACGAGCGGTGACGTCCACGGAATGGCGATCGCGTATGCCGACTCGTTCGACCCGTGGAAGTTCGTCTGGGCGATGTCCCTCCAGGCCGGCAACCCGATCCTCGACCTCGACGCCAAGAAGGCGCAGATCGACGACCCGGCGACCAAGAAGGCCTACCAGACCTACTTCGACTGGCTCACCAAGGACAAGGTCGTCGACCCGGCCGCGATCGGCTGGAAGAACGCCCAGGCGATCGCCTCCTTCGCGAACGGCAAGGCGGCCTTCCTGCCGATGGTCTCCTCGTCGTCCCAGGTCACGCTCGACAAGTCCGCTGTGGCGGGCAAGTACGCCTACGCGGTCATGCCGACCGTGCCGCCGGGGGAGACGTCGAACCTCAACGGCGGCAAGCCCGCCTCGAGCATCATCTCGGGCGACAACATGGTGGTCGCGAAGTACTCGAAGAACCAGGACCTCACCTTCGCCCTGGTCAAGATGCTCACGAGCACCGAGAACCAGGTGAAGTACACGAAGACGTTCGGCGACCTGCCCACCAACGTGGATGCTGCCAAGCAGATCGAGCAGGGCAACACCTCGCTCGCGCCGATCCTCGACGCGGGAACCAAGTCGGTCGGTACTCCGTTCTCGGGCGCCTGGGGCGACACCCAGCTCGCCCTCGTGAATGTCGTGGTGCAGTCGATCCCGTCGCTCTCCCGCGGCTCGGTCAGCTCGTCCGAACTCGAGTCGAGGCTGAAGACCGCGCAGGCGACGGCACAGGCCTCGCTGGACAAGGCGAAGTAA
- a CDS encoding sugar phosphate isomerase/epimerase family protein, translated as MKFSVFTASTPEWAPEQAARILAAQGWDGIEWRVTDQEPADPPGFWAGNRATWPLEGLEGELDEIARITRDAGLEFSGIGGYARADDHENVDRMLAATAALGARQVRVTMPQVRLGDYRELFAATRADLEWAAERAADLGVKALVELHHTTITPSASAAFRLVDGLDPEHVGVIHDLGNLIIEGQEDHLAAFQLLGPYLAHVHVKNVRWVPNGEPGFGGGIRWHDEWAPLRTGQADVEAYFAALAAFGYDGWVTSEDFSTDLPLEERTRDNLEYLRAVASRTRERAGEETR; from the coding sequence ATGAAGTTCTCCGTCTTCACGGCCTCGACCCCGGAATGGGCGCCCGAGCAGGCCGCGCGCATTCTCGCCGCCCAGGGCTGGGACGGCATCGAATGGCGCGTCACCGACCAGGAGCCGGCGGATCCGCCCGGATTCTGGGCGGGCAACCGGGCCACCTGGCCCCTCGAAGGACTCGAGGGCGAACTCGACGAGATCGCGCGGATCACGCGGGATGCCGGGCTCGAGTTCTCGGGGATCGGAGGATACGCGCGCGCCGACGACCACGAGAACGTCGACCGGATGCTCGCGGCGACCGCTGCTCTCGGCGCACGCCAGGTGCGGGTCACCATGCCGCAGGTGCGCCTCGGCGACTACCGCGAACTGTTCGCTGCGACGCGCGCCGACCTGGAATGGGCCGCCGAGCGTGCGGCCGACCTCGGCGTGAAGGCGCTGGTGGAGCTCCACCACACGACCATCACGCCGTCGGCCTCCGCCGCGTTCCGGCTCGTCGACGGCCTCGACCCCGAGCATGTCGGCGTGATCCACGACCTCGGCAACCTCATCATCGAGGGGCAGGAGGATCACCTCGCCGCGTTCCAGTTGCTCGGCCCCTACCTCGCGCACGTGCACGTCAAGAACGTGCGCTGGGTGCCGAACGGAGAGCCCGGCTTCGGCGGCGGCATCCGCTGGCACGACGAGTGGGCGCCACTGCGCACCGGCCAGGCGGATGTCGAAGCCTACTTCGCGGCGCTGGCCGCATTCGGCTACGACGGCTGGGTGACGTCGGAGGACTTCTCCACCGACCTTCCCCTCGAGGAGCGGACGCGAGACAATCTCGAATACCTGCGGGCTGTCGCGTCCCGCACGCGGGAGCGCGCCGGTGAGGAGACACGATGA
- a CDS encoding carbohydrate ABC transporter permease: MTDVTKLLPKPLIVAIITVLLIMVLGPVLYMLFSSVNSDVSVASGAFFPQELHLDNYLKVWSTVDLGLGLMNSVLVCGSVAIVCAFLAISTAYVLVRFAFRGRLAFLRGLLGLQSIPGTLMLLPVFVLFASTATLLGIQIIGTRWALFVTYLTFALPFSTWVMVTYLRGLPRELEEAARIDAASSWRILTRIVVPLSWPGIVVSAIFAFLLGWNDVLFASVLTNPDTRTAAVALQVFGATQEGGAIPLYGQMMAASLICAVPVVVLYLVFQRYLVGGLTSGGVK; encoded by the coding sequence ATGACCGACGTCACCAAGCTGCTTCCGAAGCCACTGATCGTCGCGATCATCACCGTCCTGCTGATCATGGTGCTGGGACCCGTTCTCTACATGCTCTTCTCGTCGGTCAACTCCGACGTCTCGGTGGCGTCCGGCGCGTTCTTCCCGCAGGAGCTCCATCTCGACAACTACCTGAAGGTCTGGTCGACCGTCGATCTCGGTCTCGGACTGATGAACAGCGTTCTCGTCTGCGGTTCCGTCGCAATCGTGTGCGCCTTCCTCGCCATCTCGACCGCGTACGTGCTCGTGCGGTTCGCATTCCGCGGACGCCTGGCCTTCCTGCGCGGACTGCTCGGACTGCAGTCGATCCCGGGCACGCTCATGCTGCTGCCGGTGTTCGTGCTGTTCGCCAGCACGGCGACCCTGCTCGGCATCCAGATCATCGGCACCCGCTGGGCGCTGTTCGTCACGTATCTGACGTTCGCGCTGCCGTTCTCGACGTGGGTCATGGTCACCTACCTGCGCGGTCTGCCGCGCGAACTCGAGGAGGCCGCCCGCATTGACGCCGCCTCGTCGTGGCGCATCCTCACCAGGATCGTCGTGCCGCTGAGCTGGCCGGGCATCGTCGTGTCGGCGATCTTCGCGTTCCTGCTCGGCTGGAACGATGTGCTCTTCGCATCCGTTCTGACCAACCCGGACACCCGCACGGCCGCGGTGGCGCTGCAGGTGTTCGGGGCCACTCAGGAGGGTGGCGCGATACCGCTCTACGGGCAGATGATGGCGGCATCCCTCATCTGCGCTGTGCCGGTCGTCGTGCTGTACCTCGTCTTCCAGCGCTACCTCGTCGGTGGCCTCACGTCAGGAGGAGTCAAATGA
- a CDS encoding gluconokinase, which produces MTEPLEQSARPLVVVMGVSGSGKSTVGALLAESLGAPFTDGDDLHPPANVAKMAAGIPLDDDDRWPWLAAVGRTLAAAGPDGLVVACSALKRAYRDAIRAEAPTVRFVELDSSPAVLAARMVRPGHFMPPSLLASQLATLEPLASDEPGVRIPNDDPPAVVIARAAVALGIG; this is translated from the coding sequence ATGACCGAGCCCCTCGAACAGTCCGCGCGCCCGCTGGTCGTCGTGATGGGAGTCTCCGGTTCGGGAAAGAGCACCGTCGGCGCGCTTCTCGCTGAGAGCCTCGGCGCGCCGTTCACGGATGGTGACGACCTGCATCCGCCCGCGAACGTGGCGAAGATGGCGGCGGGCATCCCGCTCGACGACGACGACCGGTGGCCGTGGCTCGCCGCGGTCGGCCGGACGCTGGCGGCCGCCGGTCCCGACGGGCTGGTCGTCGCGTGCTCGGCGCTGAAGCGCGCGTACCGGGATGCGATCCGCGCCGAAGCGCCCACGGTGCGCTTCGTGGAACTCGACAGCTCTCCCGCCGTGCTTGCAGCCCGGATGGTGCGGCCCGGCCATTTCATGCCGCCCAGCCTCCTTGCATCCCAGCTGGCGACCCTGGAACCGCTCGCCTCCGACGAGCCCGGGGTGCGCATCCCGAATGACGACCCTCCGGCTGTCGTCATCGCCCGTGCCGCGGTCGCGCTAGGGATCGGGTAG